The Imtechella halotolerans DNA window GATATCCTCCATCACCTCTATTGATATATCATTAAAGGCAACCACACTACCTTTGATCAAAGTATCCAAGGCAACTACCACGTTATCTTTTGGGTTTATTTGAAGAATTTTTTTATTAATTGTCATCTTGTGAATGCTATCTCCTCAAAACTACAGTTTAAAACATTTAATAAGTTATACATAATTTGCTTATACTTGTACAATATTTGCAAAACAACCAATCTAATAAGAGTTTGTAACATTTAACATTTTCACTTTCTTTCTAATGAAGCTTCATTATCTACATAAAAATCTCGAAAAAAGTATTAAATCTACCTATCATGAAGATATTTCATTTCTAAAACTTTGGCATTATCACCCAGAAAGTGAATTAGTATATATTGTACAAGGGGAAGGCACCCTTTACGCTGGTGATTTCATAGGAAATTTCAAGAAAAATGATATCTTCTTTTTAGGAAGTAATCTCCCTCATATGTTTGAAAGTGCCTCAAATAATTCTTCTAAGGAGCTTTGCTCAGCATATGTATTACATATAAGCCCAGCATATTTCGAGCAATTACCCTTAGATCAAATTGAATTTTCATTACTAAGAAACATACTTACATTGAGCAAACAGGGAATTCATTTTAAGACCAACAGACCCAATATAGTATTTGAAACCTTTAAAAAAATGATGAATGAAAATCTTGCATTTAATAGTCTTTGTTTACTGCAACTTTTTCTACAACTACAAGAAACCAGTAGCTCTTCACCGCTTTCAAATATTGTATATCAGACAGCAGATTTAAACTCAGACAAAAGATTACAAAGCACGCTTCAATTTATAATGCAAAATTTCCAATCCGATATTTCTCTGGATAATGCTGCCTCAAAAGTAGGAATGAACAAGACGGCCTTTTGTCGCTATTTTAGACATAAAACTGGAAAATCATTTATTTCGTACTTGAATAATATTCGGGTTCAATACGCTTGTAAACTATTAAGTGATCAACAACCTGAAAAAACAGTTTCTGAAGCTTGTTATTTATCTGGGTTTAATAGTTTGTCCTACTTTCATCGTATCTTCAAAAAAACAACAGGCTATGCACCTTCTCAATTCAAAAAAGAATTACCCAGTATGATAACAGCATCTTAATGAGTGTTTAAACTAAAAATCAAAAAATCGGTATATTTTTGTACAAATTCCTTAACCTATGCTTTTATCTCAAGTACGTCTTGTGGTCTCTGATATGGATGGTACTTTACTCAATTCTCAAGACCAAGTAAGCCAAGAATTCTTTCAACATCTTGAACAATTACAAAAATCAGGAATCCATTTTGCCATAGCTAGTGGAAGGCAGTATCAAAGTATTGCAAAGAAATTATCCTCGTTCATTGATTCTATTACAATTATTGCTGAAAATGGAGCACTTATCAAACAAGGAAGTACAGAACTCTATAGTAATACTATGGGAAGAGAACTGGTAAAGGTAATGATTGAACATCTGAGAAAAATTCCGAATATCCAAATTATACTTTGCGGCAAGGAGAGTGCATACATTGAAACTGATAGCAAAAACTTCACTGAATTACTAAGTGAGTTTTATACCAATTATCAAATTACCAATGACCTGTATGAAGCTATAGAAAATGATATTCTTAAAATTGCGGTATATCATAATGTAAGTTCTGAAAAACATATATTCCCATATGTCCAACATTTAGAAAAAGACTTGCTCATAAAAATTTCTGGTAAACATTGGATTGATTTTTCTTTACCTGACACACATAAAGGCAAAGCACTTGACCTGATACAGAAACGTATGGGAATTTCCCCAAGTCAAACAATGGTCTTTGGTGATTACTTAAATGATCTTGAAATGATGAATCAATCGTATTTCAGCTATGCCATGGCAAACGCTCATCCTAAACTTCAAGAAGTAGCGCGTTTTAAGACCCTAGACAACAACAGTATGGGCGTAGAAAAAGTTTTGAAACAACTCCTAAGCTCCTTGGAAACTTCCCTATCAACTTAGGTCTTTTGTTTCTTTTTTCTAGCTGCTGGGAAAAGTACATTATTTAGAATTAGACGATATCCTGGGGAAGATGGATGAAGTTCTAATTCTGTTTTAGGATCACCAACTCTATGTTGATAATCCTCAGGGTCATGTCCTCCATAAAATGTAAAGAAACCCTGACCCTTTACTCCATGGATATAACGTGCCTCTCCATTGACCCTATTCTCCCCCATAACTAGGACAGTTGGTCTAAGAGTTTGTGAATCATAACTAGTAGTTTGCCCCATAAACCCTTTAATAAGTGCTGTGTGGTTTTGGGTAAGCATTGTAGGAATAGGATCCCATTTAGCTGAATATTCCATCAAAGTAAAATAATCAGTTTCTTTGGGTATTCTGCGTTTATCTGTCATGTCAATCGAAGAAAACTCATACCTAGAAGGATTACGTTCCAATGTAAAATTTATAAAGGCAAAAGTCTTATTATAATCGATTTTAGATTGATACCCAGCCTCCGAGGGGTCACCATCAAACATTGCCTCGCAAATATCAACACCTTCAGCCGCCAATGCAATATCAAAGCTATCCGTGGCAGAACACATTGCAAACATAAATCCGCCACCTACTACAAAGTCCCTTATCTTAAGAGCAACCGCTAACTTTGCCTCTGAAACTTTTGAATACCCCAGTTTTAAAGCAAGAGCCTCCGCATCTTGCTTTTCTTTAATATACCAAGGTACTGCTTTATAAGCCCCATAAAATTTTCCATACTGACCTGTAAAGTCCTCATGATGAAGATGTAACCAATCAAACTTAATTAGGGCATCATTCAGAACTTCCTCATCGTATATGGTTTCATAGGGTATTTCGGCAAACGTTAGTACCATTGTTACTGCGTCATCCCAAGGTAAATTCCCTTTAGGAGAATACACGGCAATCTTAGGCGCCTTTTCTAAAACTACCGCCTCCATATTTTGAGAAGGGCTGGAAATATCGTCTAAAATTGATTGGGCTTTTGTTATTGATATCACTTCAAAAGACACTCCCCTAATACTACACTCTTTTTTAATTTCCTCATGAAAGGGGATAAGAAACGAACCTCCACGATAGTTGAGAAGCCATTGTATTTTCACCTCCCTTTCAAGAGTCCAATACGCAATACCGTAAGCTTTAAGGTGATTTTTCTGTGCATCGGCATCCATTGGAACAAGGATGTAGGATGCCATAGATTTAAATGAAAATAGAAGACATACTCCCAGCAACCATAGTTTTCTGCTGAGAATATGTTTCCTTATTTTAAAACGGAACGTCGTTATCATTAGGATTAAAGTTATCGTTCATGCTACTTCCAAAAGCTTCATCAGCGCTTGGAAACTTTTTAGTCATAAACGGATTTTCATCTCCGGCATTCATTTTAGATTGAAACTCAAAAGGAGTATCAAAATCATCTAAGTTATCGAATTTACCTAAATGTCCTAGGAATTTTAACCTTATATTATCAAGTCCTCCATTACGGTGCTTGGCCACAATAAACTCAGCTTGATCCTTGGTTGGAGTACGCTCCTCATCATCCCATTCATCAATCTTATAATACTCTGGTCGATAAATAAACGATACAATATCGGCATCCTGTTCAATTGCTCCTGATTCACGTAGGTCAGACAACAAAGGTCTTTTAGTACCTCCACGCGTTTCAACTGCTCTTGAAAGCTGTGAAAGGGCTATTACCGGAACATCCAATTCTTTAGCCAATGCCTTTAAATTACGCGAAATTGTTGAAATCTCCTGTTCACGATTTCCGGTTCCCTTTGAACTTCCTCCGGCAGTCATTAGCTGTAAATAATCAATGATAATTAACCTAATGCCATACTGGGAGGCCAAACGCCTTGCCTTCGCACGAAGGTCAAAAATAGAGAGAGAAGGTGTATCATCAATGTATAAAGGGGCTTTTTCAAGATTTTTAACCTTTACATTTAATTGCTCCCATTCGTGTTTCTCTAATTTACCTGTTCGCAGTTTTTCTGATGATAGACCCGTTTCTGATGAAATAAGACGGGTAATCAATTGCACAGAAGACATCTCAAGAGAGAAGAATGCTACTGGGGTATTTTGGTCAACTGAAATATTACGAGCCATAGACAAAGTCAATGCCGTTTTACCCATACCAGGACGGGCAGCTACGATAATCAAATCACTTGGTTGCCAACCTGATGTAAGTTGGTCGAGTTTGGTAAACCCCGTAGGAATCCCACTCAACCCTTCCTTATTTGCTATTTCCTGAATCTTTTGTTTAGCTTTCATCACGAGCGATTGAGCAGTCTCAGATGAACGCTTCAGGTTTCCCTGGGTAACCTCATAAAGCTTAGATTCAGCATTATCCAATAAATCAAAAACATCTGTAGATTCATCATAGGCTTCTTCTATAATTTCAGATGAAATTTTAATCAAACTACGTTGAATAAATTTTTGCTGTATAATTCTTGCATGATACTCAATATGCGCAGATGTAGATACTTTTTGGGTCAATTGAATTAGGTAAAAATCTCCTCCAACTAATTCAAGTTTTTGATTTTTCCTTAATTGAGCCGATACGGTTAATAAGTCTATGGGCTCAGACTTTTGAAACAACTCAATAATTGATTCAAAAATAAATTTATGAGCATCTTTATAGAAAACATCAGGACTTAAAATATCAATGACCTGATCCACACCTTTCTTATCAATCATCATTGCCCCTAAAACAACTTCCTCTAAATCAAGTGATTGAGGAGGAATCTTCCCCTTTTCTAGGCTAATGAGGCTGCTTTTATCTATTTTAAGTCCGGCGATCGGGTTGATTTTTTCCATAGTTACGAATGTAGAAAATTGAAATAGGATAGCCACCAAAATAAGGGGCTAGGTTCTTAACAGTTCATCAACATTTTGACTGTTAATAACTTACGGTTTCATGTTCATAAAGTTAAAAAAAACCGAAGCATAAACTTCGGTTTTAAACTTTATCTATATTTTCAAGCAGTTTATCCTTTAAATACTCCCATATTAGCATATTTATCCATACGCTCTTTTACAAGTTCTTCTGGTGATAACTTTTTTAATTCTTCGTACGAGCTAATAATGGTTTCTCTCACGGTTTTGAAGGTGGTATCTCTATCGGAATGCGCTCCTCCTAGTGGCTCCTTAATAATTCCGTCTACTAAATGTTGCTTTTTCATATCCGCGGCTGTAAGCTTTAATGCATCAGCAGCTCTTTCTTTGAATTCCCAGCTTCTCCAAAGTATCGAAGAACATGACTCAGGTGAAATCACCGAATACCAGGTATTTTCCAACATAAATACTCTATCTCCAACACCAATTCCCAAAGCACCACCAGAGGCTCCTTCGCCGACAATAACAACTATAATCGGAACTTTAAGACGAGTCATTTCAAGTATATTACGTGCGATGGCCTCTCCTTGTCCGCGTTCCTCTGCTTCAATTCCCGGATAAGCACCTGGAGTATCAATAAAAGCAACTACAGGGATTCCAAATTTTTCGGCTGATTTCATTAAGCGGAGTGCTTTTCTATACCCTTCAGGGTTAGCCATTCCAAAATTACGGTATTGACGCGTTTTCGTATTATATCCCTTCTGTTGGCCTACAAACATAAAACTTTGATCTCCAATCTTTCCAAGACCACCAATCATAGCTTTGTCATCTTTTACAGTTCGATCTCCATGTAATTCCAAGAAGGTATCACCACATAAAGCTCTAACATAATCCAAAGTATAAGGTCTAGATGGATGACGTGACAATTGTACACGTTGCCATGCAGTTAGGTTTTTATAAATATCTTTTTTAGTCTGAATAAGCTTTTTTTCTATTTGTTTACAAGTATCTGATACGTCAACATCACTTTCATTTCCGATGAGGACACACTTGTCTAATTGCTCTTCAAGTTCTTTGATAGGTAACTCAAAATCTAAATATTCCATTAGTTTTAGTTGTTATTTGTCTTAGCTTGCAAATATAAAACTTTAATGCTTTCTGCTTAACTCCGCGAGCTACTTTTTATTTTTTTCAAGTTTTTAAGTATCCCATTAGCCAATACTGTTGATAAGATCAACAACGCCCCTAGGTAAAATTCAGAGCTCATTTTCTCCTGTTCTCCAAAGACAAAAAAGGCTAACAAAATTCCATAAACAGGCTCTAAATTTATGGTCAACATAACAGTATAGGGAGTAAGAAACTTCATCACATGCACAGAAGCAATAAATGCATAGCCAGTACAAACAGAGGCTAGTATTAACATATAGATCCAATCGCTACTGGACAATTGAAAAAAAGCAACATCAAATCCACCAGTCACTATAAGAAAAAGAGTTAAAAATAGGAAGCCACTTAAGAGCTCATAAAAAGAAATCACAGAAGGTCTATGAACCTGAGCAAATTTCCCATTAATCATAGAAAATAGCGCAGAAAGGAAGGCTGAAATAAGAGCTAATATAATCCCAAAGGTATAATCTCCTTCCACCCTAAAAATAATAAACAACCCTATCATCACCAAAAGACCAAGAACAATCTCATACCAAATAATAGCCCGTTTATAATAAAACGGCTCTATAATTGCAGCAAACAAAGCTCCTGTAGACATCATGGCCAATGTAATGGACACATTAGACACCTTAATGGCCATAAAAAAAGTAAGCCAGTGTACAGCAATTACTATTCCTGCAAGCACAAAACCAATTAGGGTACGTCTTGAAACTCTCAAATCAAATTTCTTCCAGTAAATATACATCCAGACAAAACCACTAGCCAACAGCATACGATACCACACTAAAGGTAAAGCATCAATACTAATTAAAGCTCCTAAAACAGCTGTAAACCCCCAGATAAAAACAATCAAATGAAGATGAAGGTAACTCTTAAGTCTATCGTTTGGCATTTTTCAATAAATAAAAGGCTAAAATTCCAAAAAGAATATTGGGAATAGATACAGCAAGCATAGGAGGAAAACCTGATTGTTCCGCTAGTGTACCAAAAATCTTATCAAAGAAGACAAATACAAAGGCAATAAAAATTCCAAAGGCTAAATTGACCCCCATTCCTCCCCTACGCTTCATAGAAGACACTGCTACTGCTATTACAGTTAACACAAAGGCAGTAAAAATAAGACTCCACCGTCTGTATTTAACTAACAAATATGTATTTATATTAGACGATCCTTTTCGCTTTTCCTTCTCTATAAATTCATTTAATTCAAAAAGGTTTTTTGTTTCAGCGATATAAGAAACCGGTGTTAGATCATCCAAACTGAATGAAAAAATAGTGTCATGTCGTCTCTTACTTTCTAAAACATCATCATTAACTCCAATGGTCCGTTTGACATAATTGGTCAACCTATAAGTACTATCTTCAGGTTGCCAACGAATACTTCTAGCAGAAATCTTATACTTTAATTCAGTACCTTCAAAGTGTTCTAATGAAAAATTATAACCCACCTTGTTAGTAGCGTCAAAACTACTTACAAACAAAAATTCATTGTCAGATATTTGATTATACACATCTGTCACTTCTCTATCTTGTTTATTACGCCTCAGGTACTTATGTGTAAATTCCTTGTATCCCTCACTTGCAGTTGGAACTACAAACATCCCCATAAAAAAGATGAACGCGGCTATTACCGAAGCCCCTATAAGATAGGGACGCATAAAACGGGCAAAAGAAACTCCAGAGCTTAAAATTGCAATTATTTCTGTGTTGTTCGCTAATTTGGAAGTAAACCAGATTACAGATAAAAACAGAAATATAGGAAACAAAAGATTGGCAAAATAAACTGTAAAATCAAGA harbors:
- a CDS encoding AraC family transcriptional regulator, encoding MKLHYLHKNLEKSIKSTYHEDISFLKLWHYHPESELVYIVQGEGTLYAGDFIGNFKKNDIFFLGSNLPHMFESASNNSSKELCSAYVLHISPAYFEQLPLDQIEFSLLRNILTLSKQGIHFKTNRPNIVFETFKKMMNENLAFNSLCLLQLFLQLQETSSSSPLSNIVYQTADLNSDKRLQSTLQFIMQNFQSDISLDNAASKVGMNKTAFCRYFRHKTGKSFISYLNNIRVQYACKLLSDQQPEKTVSEACYLSGFNSLSYFHRIFKKTTGYAPSQFKKELPSMITAS
- a CDS encoding Cof-type HAD-IIB family hydrolase; this encodes MLLSQVRLVVSDMDGTLLNSQDQVSQEFFQHLEQLQKSGIHFAIASGRQYQSIAKKLSSFIDSITIIAENGALIKQGSTELYSNTMGRELVKVMIEHLRKIPNIQIILCGKESAYIETDSKNFTELLSEFYTNYQITNDLYEAIENDILKIAVYHNVSSEKHIFPYVQHLEKDLLIKISGKHWIDFSLPDTHKGKALDLIQKRMGISPSQTMVFGDYLNDLEMMNQSYFSYAMANAHPKLQEVARFKTLDNNSMGVEKVLKQLLSSLETSLST
- the dnaB gene encoding replicative DNA helicase; amino-acid sequence: MEKINPIAGLKIDKSSLISLEKGKIPPQSLDLEEVVLGAMMIDKKGVDQVIDILSPDVFYKDAHKFIFESIIELFQKSEPIDLLTVSAQLRKNQKLELVGGDFYLIQLTQKVSTSAHIEYHARIIQQKFIQRSLIKISSEIIEEAYDESTDVFDLLDNAESKLYEVTQGNLKRSSETAQSLVMKAKQKIQEIANKEGLSGIPTGFTKLDQLTSGWQPSDLIIVAARPGMGKTALTLSMARNISVDQNTPVAFFSLEMSSVQLITRLISSETGLSSEKLRTGKLEKHEWEQLNVKVKNLEKAPLYIDDTPSLSIFDLRAKARRLASQYGIRLIIIDYLQLMTAGGSSKGTGNREQEISTISRNLKALAKELDVPVIALSQLSRAVETRGGTKRPLLSDLRESGAIEQDADIVSFIYRPEYYKIDEWDDEERTPTKDQAEFIVAKHRNGGLDNIRLKFLGHLGKFDNLDDFDTPFEFQSKMNAGDENPFMTKKFPSADEAFGSSMNDNFNPNDNDVPF
- a CDS encoding acetyl-CoA carboxylase carboxyltransferase subunit alpha, translated to MEYLDFELPIKELEEQLDKCVLIGNESDVDVSDTCKQIEKKLIQTKKDIYKNLTAWQRVQLSRHPSRPYTLDYVRALCGDTFLELHGDRTVKDDKAMIGGLGKIGDQSFMFVGQQKGYNTKTRQYRNFGMANPEGYRKALRLMKSAEKFGIPVVAFIDTPGAYPGIEAEERGQGEAIARNILEMTRLKVPIIVVIVGEGASGGALGIGVGDRVFMLENTWYSVISPESCSSILWRSWEFKERAADALKLTAADMKKQHLVDGIIKEPLGGAHSDRDTTFKTVRETIISSYEELKKLSPEELVKERMDKYANMGVFKG
- a CDS encoding DMT family transporter, which gives rise to MPNDRLKSYLHLHLIVFIWGFTAVLGALISIDALPLVWYRMLLASGFVWMYIYWKKFDLRVSRRTLIGFVLAGIVIAVHWLTFFMAIKVSNVSITLAMMSTGALFAAIIEPFYYKRAIIWYEIVLGLLVMIGLFIIFRVEGDYTFGIILALISAFLSALFSMINGKFAQVHRPSVISFYELLSGFLFLTLFLIVTGGFDVAFFQLSSSDWIYMLILASVCTGYAFIASVHVMKFLTPYTVMLTINLEPVYGILLAFFVFGEQEKMSSEFYLGALLILSTVLANGILKNLKKIKSSSRS
- a CDS encoding LptF/LptG family permease; its protein translation is MKILDWYILKRYFVTFFVMLLLFVPIGIMVDLSEKVDKMIERKVPTSEIIFYYLDFTVYFANLLFPIFLFLSVIWFTSKLANNTEIIAILSSGVSFARFMRPYLIGASVIAAFIFFMGMFVVPTASEGYKEFTHKYLRRNKQDREVTDVYNQISDNEFLFVSSFDATNKVGYNFSLEHFEGTELKYKISARSIRWQPEDSTYRLTNYVKRTIGVNDDVLESKRRHDTIFSFSLDDLTPVSYIAETKNLFELNEFIEKEKRKGSSNINTYLLVKYRRWSLIFTAFVLTVIAVAVSSMKRRGGMGVNLAFGIFIAFVFVFFDKIFGTLAEQSGFPPMLAVSIPNILFGILAFYLLKNAKR